In a genomic window of Jaculus jaculus isolate mJacJac1 chromosome 8, mJacJac1.mat.Y.cur, whole genome shotgun sequence:
- the Ppil1 gene encoding peptidyl-prolyl cis-trans isomerase-like 1 isoform X2 yields the protein MGIIGLELYWKHAPKTCKNFAELARRGYYNGTKFHRIIKDFMIQGGDPTGTGRGGASIYGKQFEDELHPDLKFTGAGILAMANAGPDTNGSQFFVTLAPTQWLDGKHTIFGRVCQGIGMVNRVGMVETNSQDRPVDDVKILKAYPSG from the exons ATGGGGATCATCGGGCTGGAGCTCTACTGGAAGCACGCACCCAAGACCTGCAAGAACTTCGCGGAGCTGGCTCGGCGGGGTTACTACAACGGCACCAAGTTCCACAGAATCATCAAGGACTTCATGATCCAGGGTGGCGACCCCACAGGGACAG GTcgaggtggtgcatccatctatGGCAAACAGTTTGAAGATGAGCTTCAtccagacctgaaattcaccg GGGCTGGAATTCTTGCAATGGCCAATGCAGGGCCAGACACCAATGGCAGCCAGTTCTTTGTGACCCTTGCCCCCACCCAGTGGCTCGATGGCAAACACACAATTTTTGGCCGAGTGTGCCAGGGTATAGGAATGGTGAATCGAGTGGGtatggtggaaacaaactcccAGGATCGCCCTGTGGACGACGTAAAGATCCTTAAGGCATACCCTTCTGGATAG